The Oryza glaberrima chromosome 9, OglaRS2, whole genome shotgun sequence genome includes a window with the following:
- the LOC127783916 gene encoding uncharacterized protein LOC127783916 — MDSGNSGGSLQSSSGGDDEFDSRGGGGGGGVDSSPLSALLRPSSSSGFSLHGGSMYGFQELGSVGTSLQHQQGVQLQPWSAAQFAAGAPSSSSPRVAADAGVAGAHHQQQQQQQQGDPSSEGAGAGAAVAAAPARGSRKRTRASRRAPTTVLTTDTSNFRAMVQEFTGIPSPPFVAGVGAPAASLRTRFDHLFPSPASALRSAAAGDPASSLPPYLLRPFAQKLPTAASPFPPYTSSSSSTPLSTSTPSSSNLAVANANATTTSTAAATTATSVNPTAAAGAGDTFQLTPAALLRMQHDATSSSGSYLSFPSVLAAASQPMFGGFAQGGGGGARLHDASPSPSFSEFLGGGISLTDGGGLMSSGALHHHLPTRNDAHHHGGDELSGVVASGSCKFNYTSHAGAPSSSQAAAADKPPDGSTAAARPARGEGLDPWICTSE; from the coding sequence ATGGATTCTGGTAATAGTGGAGGGAGTCTCCAGTcgtcgagcggcggcgacgacgagttcGATTcgcggggaggcggtggtggtggtggggtggacTCCTCGCCGCTGTCGGCGCTGCTCcgcccctcctcgtcgtcggggTTCTCGCTCCACGGCGGATCGATGTACGGGTTCCAGGAGCTCGGCTCGGTGGGGACGTCGTTGCAGCATCAGCAGGGGGTGCAGCTGCAGCCCTGGTCGGCGGCGCAGTTCGCGGCGGGggcgccgtcctcgtcgtcgccgcgtgtcgccgccgacgcgggcGTGGCGGGGGcgcaccaccagcagcagcagcagcagcagcagggtgATCCGTCGTCagagggggcgggggcgggggcggcggtggccgcggcgccggcgagggggtcGAGGAAGCGGACGCGGGCGTCGCGGCGGGCGCCCACGACGGTGCTGACCACCGACACCTCCAACTTCCGCGCCATGGTGCAGGAGTTCACCGGgatcccctcgccgccgttcgtcgcGGGCGTCGGGGcacccgccgcctcgctccgcaCGCGCTTCGACCACCTCTTCccctcgccggcgtccgccctccgctccgccgccgccggcgatccggCCTCCTCGCTGCCGCCGTACCTCCTCCGCCCCTTCGCGCAGAAGCTCCCCACGGCGGCGTCCCCTTTCCCGCCCTAcacgtcctcgtcctcgtcgacgccgTTGTCCACGTCAACGCCGTCCTCCTccaacctcgccgtcgccaatGCCAATGCCACCACGACGAGCACGGCcgcagccaccaccgccacgtcCGTCAACCCGACcgcggccgccggagccggcgacACCTTCCAGCTGAcgcccgccgcgctcctccggATGCAGCACGATGCgaccagcagcagcggcagctaCCTCTCCTTCCCcagcgtcctcgccgccgcgtcgcagCCCATGTTCGGCGGCTTcgcgcagggcggcggcggcggcgcgcggctgcacgacgcctcgccgtccccgtcgtTCTCGGAGttcctcggcggcggcatcagcctcaccgacggcggcggcttgatGTCCTCCGGCGccctgcaccaccacctccccacAAGAAACGACgcccaccaccacggcggcgacgagctgtcCGGCGTCGTCGCGTCCGGCAGCTGCAAGTTCAACTACACCTCCCACGCCGGCGCACCATCGTCAtcacaagccgccgccgccgacaagccgccggatggctccaccgccgccgcgcggcccgcCCGAGGCGAGGGCCTCGACCCATGGATCTGTACATCCGAGTAG